In the Thermogemmatispora onikobensis genome, TTCCCTTATGATACTGCAAAAGATCGCTGACCGCCTGCTATCGTCAAAGATGGAACGCGCGACGCTTCCCCGCTGTCGCGACGGCACTTCTCCCTCAGCAAAATTGAGGCAAGACACCACCCAGTTGTAAGGTTCTCCCTGTTTCGCTGTTGCTTTCCGCACAAGCAAGTGGGTAAGAAAGAGCGTCAGAGAAGCAGGAAGAGGGGCGTGCCGCGTGGGCAACGCCCTTTTTTTGTAGCTTCGGTCACCCTTCTAGAAGCGCAGCAGAGCATGATCATTGATTTCCATACCCACCTCTTCCCTCCTCATATTTGTCAGCAACGTGAGCGCTACTGCGAGCGCGACCCCTGGTTCCGGACACTCTATGCCAATCCTCGCGCTCAGCTGGCCACAGCTGAGGACCTGATCGCGGAAATGGATGAGGCAGGCGTGGATGCTTCTGTGGCCTTCTCCTTCGGCTGGACCGATCCGGGCCTGATTGAAGAAGGGAACAGCTACGTTCTCGATGCTATGCGGCGCTATCCGGGCCGCATCTATGGCATGGCGGTCATCTTGCCTACAGCAGGGAGGAGGGCAGTGCATGAGTTGGCACGCTGCGCCCAGGCGGGCATGATCGGCATGGGCGAACTCATGCCCCACGGCCAGGGCTATCGCCTGAGCGACACTCATTTGCTGGCCCCTCTCATTGAGGTAGTGCGCCACTATCGCTTGCTGGTCCTCTCCCACTGCAGCGAGCCAGTGGGCCACCTCTATCCTGGCAAAGGCGATGTCTCTGTAGCCGACGTGGTCGCCTTTCTGACGGCTTTTCCTGACGTCCGCTTCGTCGCAGCCCATTGGGGTGGGGGCCTACCCTTTTATACGTTGATGCCAGAGGTGCAGCAAGCCTGTTCCCTGGTGTGGTATGATACTGCTGCAACGGTCTTCCTCTACCGTCCAGCTATCTTCCCGACGGTGGCCAGACTGGTAGGTGCCGAGCACATTCTCTTTGCCAGCGATTATGCCTTGCTGCGCCAGCGCCGCGTCATCGAGCATATTCAGCAGGCCGGCCTCCGCGCCGATGAGCTGACCAAAATCCTGGGCGAAAACGCACGCCTCCTGCTCGGCCTGCCTGAGCAACCTGCCCGCTGATGCCGCAAGAGGAGGCCAGCCAGCCAGCCAGCCTACCTGTCAGTTGATAGCAAGAACTAGAAAAGATACAGCAAAAGCAAGAGATATCAGAACAGGTCTGGTAGAGAGTCTATGCGCGTCATTTCTCTGGGGAGTGGGAGCAGTGGCAACGCCTTGCTCATCGAGGCAGGCCCTAACGGACGAACCAGGCTCCTGATCGATGCTGGCTTGCCCTGTCGCACACTGATCAACCGTCTCCATCTGGCTGGCGTTTCTCCCGCCCAGATACTTGCTGTTCTCCTCACTCACGAACATGATGACCACACAATGGCCCTTCCCACGCTGCTGAGGCGCTACGATCCTCTCGTCATCGCTGACCCTGCCACTCTGGCAGCTCTGGTGGACAACTCGCGGCAGGGGCAGGAACCGAACACGACAGCTGGCAGCCGACCTGACGCAGCACAACCTCGCTTTCACCGTCCAGGAGAAGAATACCCTGTCAGACAAGGACAGGATGAGCAACAGCGTGCTCGTGTAGAGAGAGGGAGAGCCTCATCGCAGCCCTTGCGACGAACACTGGCATTGCCCGCTGGCAGCTCCTGCCTGCTTGGCGATATCGAGATCGTTTCCTTCCCGGTCCCTCACGATGCCGCGGCTCCCTGTGGCTACTTGCTCTCTGCCGGAGGATGTCGAGTCTGTGTGGTAGTAGATAGCGGCTCCGTCACCCCAATCATGCTAGAGGCCATGCGTCAGGCCGACCTGCTGATTCTAGAGGCCAATCACGATCGCGAAAGGCTCCTGCGTGGTCCCTACTCCTATGCCCTCAAGATGCGTATTCTCAGCCCTACTGGTCATCTCTCTAACGAGCAGGCAGCCCAGGCGATCCTGCAAACCTGGCGTGCCGATGGCCTGCGCTGGATCTGGCTGGCTCATCTGAGCCAGGTCAACAATACGCCGCACCTGGCTTTACGTAGCGTCCAGCGTTACCTGGCGGAGGCCGGCGCCACCTTACAGCAGGTCCACCTGGCGACGCTGCCCCGCGCAATGGGAGCGGCCTGGGATTCGACCCGCCTCTGGCACGATGAATACTGGTGGCGCTGCGAAACCCTGGGTGAGCGATAAGCGATCTTCTACCACCCACTGTGCGCGAGTCGCTATCGCAGCTCTTGCAGAGCATTGTTGACTCGCTCCCTATCGCGTACAGCGTGCAAGGCCGTAAAGAAGCCCAGCGCCTGCGTAAAGTAGCGACGGGCCAGCTCGCGCCACCGTCTCGCGGCATCGGGGAGCTGAGCGCTGGCCGCCTGTCTCCGATGCAGCTCGCCCAGGTAGTAGAGGGTCTGGCCACGTTCCCAGGGGAGGTCGAGACGCTCAAAAAGCGCTAAGGCTTGCTGCAGAGAGGTCCGCGCCTCCTCCCAGCGCTGCAGAGCCAGGGCCATACGGCCCTGTGCGCGCCAGGCTCGGCCCTCGGCCTTCGCCGCCTGCGACCGGCGGGCTGCCGCCAGCGCACGCTGACACCACGTGGCCTGCTCCTCAGCCGAGGCGCCAATCTGAACCAGAAGCTCGGCCAGGAGGGCCTGCTGCTCTGGTCGCACGAAAGGCTCGTGACGTCGAATCTCCTCCCTGAGCGTCTCCGCTGCCCCGCCCCAGTCTTCGTGCGCAAGCTGCAGAACTAATTCCAGATCCAGGCGCAGCAGACGAGAGCTTGCCTGCTCACCGAGAAGCTTCAGGCGACGCAGGTAGCGCTCCCCACTCCCGTAGTCACCCGTCTGGTAGGCAATCATCACCAGATGCTTCAGGGCGTCGATCTCCCACATCTCTTCAAGCTGGTATTGCTCGATCAGTTGCAGCGCCTTCTGCGCCGCCTCACGCGCATCATCCCAGCGCTCCCATTCGTACCAGACGTGGATGCGCCCCAGCATACTCAGCAGGAGCAACGACGGGCTTTCCATCGTCTGGGCAACCTGCCACGACTCACCGAACCAGCGCGCCGCCGTTGGATAGTCACAGATAAAAAAGTGCACCCATCCCAGAGAATAGTAGAGATCGTGCAGCTCCTGTCGATCCTGACGCCCCTGCTGACGAGTAATCTGGGCCTGAAGCTGCTGACGCTGGTGCTGAGTGCGATGAGCTTCCGCATAGTCGCAGAGCTTCATATAGATCCCCCCGAGCGCATCGAGAGACAGCCAAAGCGCTTCCACATCCTGAGCCTCCTCGGCCAGGCGCCGCGCCTCGCGGGCGCTCGTGAGGGCTTGCTCCGCCTGCCTGGCTCGCTCGTCGACGTCATTGGGGTCATCCTCCCGTTGGCACATATACCACAGAGCCAGATAAGTCAGAAAGACGGAGCGGTCACCCTGATCTTCTGCGAGGGCCAGACCGGCATCGATGTAGGCACGCACCTCATCCATATCGGGGGGAGCGTCGTGCCACGGCCCCCAGCGTGTTGCCAGCTCGGCCAGACTATCGTAAAGATAAAGGAGATCAGCCGAAGGCGGCTCAGCTTCGGCTTCCAGCAGCTGGAGTGCCAGCCGGTAAGCCTGCCAGGCTTCCTTGAGATTGGCGCGCTGTGTGAAGGCATCGCCTAGCTTCTCATGCATGCGCGCCAGTGCACGGCGGTCTGCTCCACTCTCATTCAACAGCTCCAAGGCATCGCTGTAAGCCTGGATGGCCCGAATCGTATAGTAGCTGCGCAGCGCCTGATCGCCAGCGCTCGTCAAGTAAGCCGTCGCTCGCTGACGCAGCTCCTGCAGCGTCAGCGCTGGCTCTGTTTCCTCGGCCAGACCGGCCAGCAGACTGGGCGTCCAGTTAGCGGCTGCCTGCTGGTAATGATAAGCCAGCAGCTCAACGAAGCGATCAGTGCGCCCGTCGACCTGCTCTTCCAGCCAGCGTGCCAGCTGGGCATGACTCAGAGCACGATGCGCCCGCGAAAGCGTGTGATAGACCACATCGCGCGTCAGAATATGCTTGAAGCTAAAGACCCGATCGTTCTCAACAGGGCTACGATCGCGCCGCTCCGACTCAGAGATGAAGTCGCGCGTGATCAGCGACTCCAGCGTCTGCAGGAGCGTCTCCTCATCCAGGTCAGCGGTCAGCTCGCGCAAGCCCGAGAGCCAGAAGGTGCGCCCGATGATCGCCGCCTTTTGTAAGACATGCTTTTCGACCGGACTGAGCAAATCGATGCGCGCCGCCAGCACCCCCTGGATAGTATCGGGAACCCGCGGCAAGGGCAGCGTATAATGGAGGTCCAGCAGAGCATCATCGGGAGGCCCTGCCGGGCTGGCCAATTCGCTGAGAAGATGCTCCTTCTCGCGGGCCACGCGCCAGCTATCCTGCTCATAGACCAGAATCTCCTGGTCAATGAACATGCGGATCAGCTCCTCCACAAAGAAAGGATTGCCTTCAGCCCGGGACAGGATCGTGTGACAGAGAGCCTCTGGCAGCTCGGTGTTCTTCAGCAAAGCGCGCACCAGCTCCTTGCTTTCCTCGGCGGAGAGAGCCTCCAGCACAATCGTCGTAAAATTGCGCTGTCCCCCACCCCAATCCTGGCGCCGCTCCAGAAACTCGGGCCGTGCGGGGCAGAGCAAGAGAAGCGGAACGTTGCTCAGCCGCCCCATCAGGTGCTCCAGCAGATCGAGCAAAGCCTCATCCGCCCATTGGAGATCATCGATGACGAGGATGAGCGGCTGCTGCTGAGCCAGCGCGGCCAGGAAGATGCGCCAGGAACGCAGTAAGGTCATCTGAGTGCCACTCTGCTCCAGATTGCGCGTATGGGCCATGCGCTGCCGCTCGCGCCGCTCACCGCCCGGCAACGTTATCGACCGCCCGAGGTGGCGCCCGACACTCAGCAGGATAGCCTCAGCCACATCCGCAGCATCTTCTTTGTGCCCGGTCCTCTCCAATACTTCGCTGACGAAGGCCGTGAAACGTCGATGGATATCCTCATCGCTCTCGTTATATTGCACCTGGAGCAAGGCCCGAAGAATCTCGATCAGCGGCCAGTAGGTGATACCCTCTCCGTAAGGAGGGCAGCGCCCATGCATCACCAGAGGCGCCGGCACTTGATCCGTGCCTGTCGTACTGCGAGCTTTCTCCTGCTCGCGTTCGATGAACTCGTGCACCAGGCGCGACTTGCCAATGCCCGAGGGACCCAGCAACGTGATCAAATGAGGCTGACACTCGGCCAATACACGAGCATAAGTTGCATGCATCAAGGTCAGTTCCAACGAGCGCCCAATCAACGGGGCCAGCAGACCGCGGCGGGCGCGTGCTACCAGTGAACTGGCAGGCTGCTCGTCCGCCAGGCCCAGCACTACCCAGGCCCGGCTTGGCTCCGCCTTCCCCTTGAGCTGCAAGGGGGCCAGCGGGCGAAAGCGGAAGACCTCACGCGTGGCCAGATAGGTGCGCTCTCCTACCAGGATAGTGTCGGGACTGGCCACCTGCTGCAGGCGCGCGGCGAGATTGACCGCCTCGCCTGTCACCAGAAAATCACGGCGGCTGCTGAGGCTACCATCAGGCCCAGGCGTGGCTACCTCGCCGGTATTGATTCCGATACGCATCTGGAGAAGCACAGCCTCTGGGTCGCGCTGGCGACGCTCCTGGTTGAAGCGCACCAGCGCCGCTTGCATGTCGAGTGCGGCCCGAATGGCCCGGTCGGGATCATCTTCGTGCGCCAGCGGCAGGCCAAAGACAGCCATGACGGCATCCCCGATATATTTCTCGACAGTACCGCCGTGGCGGCGAATCTGCTCTGTCATCAAGGTGAAATAGCCGGCAAGGATGGCCCGTAGATCCTCTGGATCAAGGCGATCGGCCAGCGGCGTCGAACCGATAATGTCAGCGAACATCACCGTCACCACACGCCGCTCTTCGGGCGTCCTCAAGGCGGGCCGCGGCGTAGACGCCTGCTCCACAGTCGGCTCCAGCGCGGACATCGGTGCCGGCAGCTGAGGTAACGCCTCGGACCCCGGCCACCCCTCTCCTCCACTGCGAAAGGCTGGCACCGGCCAGGGCGAGGTCTCCGCTGGCTCCTGCTCATGCCCCTTCTGGCTCTGAAGCCGTCCACATTCGATGCAGAAGCGAGCCACTGGAGGGTTGGCCGTACCACAGTATGGGCAGATCAGGAAGCGAAGGCCGCAGGCAAAGCAGAATTTGGCATGCGACGGATTCTGCGTCTGACAGCGCGGACAGCGCAGCATGATCTCTGTACTCTTTCTAAACTCCTGCTCGTTGCTCTCGCTAGCACAGGAGACTCTTTCTCGCTCTCAGGCTTGCTCTGACGATGGCGTAAGGCAAATCTCTCGCTGTATTCTACTATATTTCGCTGACTGAGAGATAGCAGTTTTTGAGTAAGCACTGGAGCCTGCCGGCAAAGCAAGAGCTGCTCACCACCAACAGTAGAAGGTGAACCTGGACCCGCATACTCCTCCCGCCCAGCTTGACGAACCGGGCAGATTTGCGTACTATGAGGCGGATGGAAGGGAGAAGTATACGTATGCAAGCGGATTTTCGTGTCGAGAGTCGCAGTTATGATGGAGTGCTGCGCGGCACCTGGCGTGCCTGGCGCCTCTCTCCAGAGGTGCAGCTGAGCGATCCTCCAACGGCCTCGCCAGGTGCCGACTGCCTGCGTCTCTGGCTGCCCGCAGGAACGCTGATGGAGTGGACCACCGGAACACGCCCACTGCGCCATCATTGTCTCCAGTTCTTCTGGCCGGAGCGCTGGTATATGTTGAGCGCCTTCTACAATGGCTGCGATCTGCTCTATACGTATGCGACCATCATCTTGCCACCAACAATCGAGGTGGCAGGTGTGCGCTACGTCGACCTCGACTTGACAATGCTGGTGCGCCCTGACCTGTCCTACGAGGTGCTGACGCAGGCCGAGTTCGATCATATGGTTGAGCTGCTCGACTATAGCGAGGAGACGCGCATTGGGGCCTTGCTGGCCCTGCGCACCCTGACGAATGCGGCCCAAATCGGAACGGGCCTCTTTCGCCTGATCCCTCAGCGCCTCCTCCAAACCGATTTCCAGCGCCATGACTGTCTATCGCAGCAGCATGGCCTGAGCTGAGTGAGTGGCCGGTCGCCCACTACCGACCGACCGCTGCTCTCCCGCCGTGCCAGCGCAGCCAGGGCGGGAGACTCCACTCAGCACCAGCCAGCCAACCCAACCAGCCAGGCCGCTATCCTCAGCGTCATTCTCACTCCACAGCCTGCCTGCCTGGCCTGGCTCGCTCACATGCCACGCCACCAGCCCCTCCCCCTGTGCTCCCCGCCAGCGGTCAGCTGCTCACTACTGGCGGCGTGACAGCTCTGCCCCCTCCCCTCTCTCCTCGGGCCAAGGAGATCTTGACTGACTGTCAGTCAGATTTTCTCAGAGGCCCTGAAGGCGCTTGGGAAGTGGCACGGGGCGCCGAAGGCATGCCTGAAGAGCGAGTCGGATTATGCTATACTTACCTACACTATAGAGATATGTCGGCTCTTCACTGTGGCTGCATTGCTTTGCCCAAAATCATGCGACGTTGGCATGATCCAGTGTATTGAGCGAAAGGAAGGAGGTACACTCAATGACCATCTCCTCCACTGTGCTATCACCCATCGTGCAGCGTCAGAGTCAGGGAGCGGCGTGGCTCTCGCCTGCCGAGTTTGCCGTTCTGGAAGCCATCTGTGATACCCTGCTTCCCTCGCTGGAGCCGCCCGCGGGAGTGAGCGCCGAAGAAGCCGCCTACTATCGACGGCGGGCCGCTGACCTCCAGGTTGCTCAGCGCATGGCCGAGATGTTGGCCCTGGAAGGAGAAGAGCGCAAAGGGCAGATTCGCCAGCTTCTCGCCCTCCTGAGCAGTCCACTTACCTCCCTGCTCCTGGTTGGCAGGCCGCAGTCCTTCACAAGTCTGTCCCAGGAGCTGCGCGAGCGCTATCTCCTGGCTCTGGCCAACAGTCCACTTGGTCTGCTACGCCAGGGCTTCCAGGCCATGAAGCGACTGGCCGGCTTTATCTTCTTTGCGGCTCTCGATGAGCGGGGTCGCAATCCCAACTGGGAGGTGCTGGATTACACGCCGCCCCAGGACCCGCCAGCGACCGTCGCACGTTCCCTGCAGCCTTTCCCTATCGAAAACGATACCACTCTGGAGGCCGACGCCGTCGTCATCGGTTCCGGGGCTGGTGGGGGAGTCGTCGCCGGGGAGCTGGCCCGTGCCGGCAAGAGCGTGGTGGTCCTTGAGAAAGGGGGATGTTATAATGAAGAGACCTTTCCTGTTGAGGAAGGGCGAGGGATGACCGAACTCTACCTGCAGCGGGGCCTCTTGACCTCGCGCGA is a window encoding:
- a CDS encoding amidohydrolase family protein — its product is MIIDFHTHLFPPHICQQRERYCERDPWFRTLYANPRAQLATAEDLIAEMDEAGVDASVAFSFGWTDPGLIEEGNSYVLDAMRRYPGRIYGMAVILPTAGRRAVHELARCAQAGMIGMGELMPHGQGYRLSDTHLLAPLIEVVRHYRLLVLSHCSEPVGHLYPGKGDVSVADVVAFLTAFPDVRFVAAHWGGGLPFYTLMPEVQQACSLVWYDTAATVFLYRPAIFPTVARLVGAEHILFASDYALLRQRRVIEHIQQAGLRADELTKILGENARLLLGLPEQPAR
- a CDS encoding MBL fold metallo-hydrolase, encoding MRVISLGSGSSGNALLIEAGPNGRTRLLIDAGLPCRTLINRLHLAGVSPAQILAVLLTHEHDDHTMALPTLLRRYDPLVIADPATLAALVDNSRQGQEPNTTAGSRPDAAQPRFHRPGEEYPVRQGQDEQQRARVERGRASSQPLRRTLALPAGSSCLLGDIEIVSFPVPHDAAAPCGYLLSAGGCRVCVVVDSGSVTPIMLEAMRQADLLILEANHDRERLLRGPYSYALKMRILSPTGHLSNEQAAQAILQTWRADGLRWIWLAHLSQVNNTPHLALRSVQRYLAEAGATLQQVHLATLPRAMGAAWDSTRLWHDEYWWRCETLGER
- a CDS encoding adenylate/guanylate cyclase domain-containing protein, whose translation is MLRCPRCQTQNPSHAKFCFACGLRFLICPYCGTANPPVARFCIECGRLQSQKGHEQEPAETSPWPVPAFRSGGEGWPGSEALPQLPAPMSALEPTVEQASTPRPALRTPEERRVVTVMFADIIGSTPLADRLDPEDLRAILAGYFTLMTEQIRRHGGTVEKYIGDAVMAVFGLPLAHEDDPDRAIRAALDMQAALVRFNQERRQRDPEAVLLQMRIGINTGEVATPGPDGSLSSRRDFLVTGEAVNLAARLQQVASPDTILVGERTYLATREVFRFRPLAPLQLKGKAEPSRAWVVLGLADEQPASSLVARARRGLLAPLIGRSLELTLMHATYARVLAECQPHLITLLGPSGIGKSRLVHEFIEREQEKARSTTGTDQVPAPLVMHGRCPPYGEGITYWPLIEILRALLQVQYNESDEDIHRRFTAFVSEVLERTGHKEDAADVAEAILLSVGRHLGRSITLPGGERRERQRMAHTRNLEQSGTQMTLLRSWRIFLAALAQQQPLILVIDDLQWADEALLDLLEHLMGRLSNVPLLLLCPARPEFLERRQDWGGGQRNFTTIVLEALSAEESKELVRALLKNTELPEALCHTILSRAEGNPFFVEELIRMFIDQEILVYEQDSWRVAREKEHLLSELASPAGPPDDALLDLHYTLPLPRVPDTIQGVLAARIDLLSPVEKHVLQKAAIIGRTFWLSGLRELTADLDEETLLQTLESLITRDFISESERRDRSPVENDRVFSFKHILTRDVVYHTLSRAHRALSHAQLARWLEEQVDGRTDRFVELLAYHYQQAAANWTPSLLAGLAEETEPALTLQELRQRATAYLTSAGDQALRSYYTIRAIQAYSDALELLNESGADRRALARMHEKLGDAFTQRANLKEAWQAYRLALQLLEAEAEPPSADLLYLYDSLAELATRWGPWHDAPPDMDEVRAYIDAGLALAEDQGDRSVFLTYLALWYMCQREDDPNDVDERARQAEQALTSAREARRLAEEAQDVEALWLSLDALGGIYMKLCDYAEAHRTQHQRQQLQAQITRQQGRQDRQELHDLYYSLGWVHFFICDYPTAARWFGESWQVAQTMESPSLLLLSMLGRIHVWYEWERWDDAREAAQKALQLIEQYQLEEMWEIDALKHLVMIAYQTGDYGSGERYLRRLKLLGEQASSRLLRLDLELVLQLAHEDWGGAAETLREEIRRHEPFVRPEQQALLAELLVQIGASAEEQATWCQRALAAARRSQAAKAEGRAWRAQGRMALALQRWEEARTSLQQALALFERLDLPWERGQTLYYLGELHRRQAASAQLPDAARRWRELARRYFTQALGFFTALHAVRDRERVNNALQELR
- a CDS encoding DUF402 domain-containing protein, yielding MQADFRVESRSYDGVLRGTWRAWRLSPEVQLSDPPTASPGADCLRLWLPAGTLMEWTTGTRPLRHHCLQFFWPERWYMLSAFYNGCDLLYTYATIILPPTIEVAGVRYVDLDLTMLVRPDLSYEVLTQAEFDHMVELLDYSEETRIGALLALRTLTNAAQIGTGLFRLIPQRLLQTDFQRHDCLSQQHGLS